Proteins from a single region of Rana temporaria chromosome 5, aRanTem1.1, whole genome shotgun sequence:
- the CSRNP1 gene encoding cysteine/serine-rich nuclear protein 1 has protein sequence MSGLLKRKYEALEEDSTSSSSSPSSSATSSGGESDDEYSYSPRPIIEDYTPVSILKKAKLAKKNKVHFDRVVVFYFQRCQGFTSVPSRGGCTLGMRRKHTFSQQFTMEEFSREQLTRRREKLKERLKEEKLLALKNMFTMNGTIESEKANNLSIDDICDEDIDMTNAEIEDGFSPRMYPAKKRRALLKSEGVKKIDKTEKYELNEIRKSREQCGCDCQDFCDPETCSCYLAGIKCQRDHSSFPCGCTKDGCGNPNGRVEFNSSRVQTHFIHTVMKLELEEKNQNNEIHDEPDVTCSEHLDSFECSSLEDSDEEDDNRTVPTTTSTSSSTSNSPASSPYHFNVDLEPANDNSCSSVTTDSSSSSSQSEVSEGPYELASSSDKSQSDFEEDYLARILHFSDSEYEENSSDCQDNLSFFHSTDFFCDKVYESLYSSEKSTSGVYSNSLSNVRKCVDENANQGADCFSDNGVSVGVSTDSTVTQGEPLLKNYMDISLSSETFDLPDESDYNFGPLYNSLSEYDNLCSQPCLLTFLPGFPPATDTTASFLESLISSSESSGDNQYLEDALKSPSPFESLIV, from the exons CCGTGTCCATTTTAAAGAAAGCAAAACTTGCAAAGAAGAACAAAGTACATTTTGACCGGGTGGTAGTGTTCTACTTCCAGAGATGCCAAGGGTTTACGAGCGTGCCGAGTCGGGGTGGTTGCACCCTGGGTATGCGGCGGAAACACACTTTTAGCCAGCAATTCACTATGGAGGAGTTTTCCAGGGAACAGTTGACCCGCCGCAGGGAGAAATTAAAGGAGCGGTTAAAGGAGGAGAAGCTTTTGGCATTAAAAAATATG tTTACAATGAACGGTACAATAGAATCAGAAAAGGCCAATAACCTCAGCATAGATGACATCTGTGATGAAGATATCGATATGACCAATGCAGAAATTGAAGATGGTTTCAGCCCTCGCATGTACCCTGCCAAGAAACGAAGGGCACTGCTCAAAAGCGAAGGAGTAAAAAAGATTGACAAAACGGAAAAGTACGAGCTTAACGAAATCCGGAAGTCACGAGAACAATGCGGGTGCGATTGCCAGGATTTCTGTGATCCAGAAACTTGCAGCTGTTATTTGGCAGGAATTAAATGTCAG aggGATCATTCGTCTTTCCCTTGTGGATGTACAAAGGATGGTTGTGGAAACCCAAACGGAAGAGTAGAGTTCAATTCGTCCCGTGTGCAGACCCATTTTATCCATACGGTTATGAAGCTCGAGCTTGAGGAGAAGAATCAAAATAATGAAATCCACGATGAGCCTGATGTAACCTGCAGTGAACATTTAGATTCATTTGAATGCTCATCACTTGAGGACAGTGATGAAGAAGATGACAACAGGACTGTTCCCACCACCACATCCACCAGTTCCTCCACCTCTAATTCCCCAGCCTCATCCCCTTATCATTTCAATGTGGACTTGGAACCAGCAAATGATAACAGCTGTAGTAGTGTCACCACAGACAGTTCAAGTTCCTCTTCTCAGAGTGAAGTCTCTGAAGGTCCCTATGAACTTGCCTCTTCATCTGATAAATCCCAGTCAGACTTTGAGGAAGATTATCTTGCTAGGATTCTTCATTTCAGTGATTCAGAGTACGAGGAAAACAGCAGTGACTGCCAGGACAACTTAAGTTTCTTTCATAGCACAGATTTTTTCTGTGACAAAGTTTACGAGTCCCTTTATAGTTCAGAAAAATCCACCAGTGGGGTGTACTCAAATTCTTTATCGAACGTTAGAAAATGTGTAGACGAAAACGCAAACCAGGGCgcagattgcttttcagacaATGGAGTGTCTGTGGGCGTCTCTACTGATTCTACTGTGACACAAGGAGAGCCACTCTTAAAAAACTATATGGATATCAGCCTTTCATCTGAAACTTTTGACTTGCCTGATGAATCAGATTACAATTTTGGACCTCTTTACAATTCGTTAAGCGAATATGATAATTTGTGTTCTCAGCCGTGTCTATTAACTTTCCTTCCTGGATTTCCACCAGCGACAGACACAACTGCAAGCTTCTTAGAATCCTTGATTAGCTCCTCTGAATCCTCTGGTGACAATCAATATTTAGAAGATGCCTTAAAATCGCCATCTCCTTTTGAATCGCTTATAGTGTAA